A DNA window from Arachis duranensis cultivar V14167 chromosome 3, aradu.V14167.gnm2.J7QH, whole genome shotgun sequence contains the following coding sequences:
- the LOC110278576 gene encoding uncharacterized protein LOC110278576 encodes MDIYFQDTFHFFVTSLNGTADDNGQRLELRLKDRDSPLPHRAAGLATARKVKERSCRLSPVAVDVNHQLLVLSALTQATPVEEDCLDPTWRRFKGCLGALDGTYIEVTVPESEKAKYRTRKGKICTNVLGVCNREMGFVYVLSGWEGSASDSRVLRDAITHRNSLKIPHGNYYLVDAGYTNGPDFLAPYRGTRYHVREWAQGARAPRNHQEYFNRVHSSARNIIERCFGLLKKRWSILRSPSFYPLKTQSQIIIACCLLQNFIRKSMGMDPEEEGSILDEFMPDGDEAQDGMIDVVENTNEWTHWRDNIATEMYEEWHIGLME; translated from the exons atggaTATATACTTTCAAGACACGTTTCATTTCTTCGTTACTTCCCTTAATGGAACCGCTGATGATAATGGCCag AGACTGGAACTGAGACTGAAAGACAGAGACtca CCGCTGCCTCACCGCGCTGCTGGTCTCGCCACCGCTAG GAAAGTCAAAGAACGAAGCTGCCGCCTCTCCCCGGTTGCTGTCGACGTCAACCATCAACTCCTCGTCCTTAGTGCTCTGACCCAG GCTACACCAGTTGAAGAGGATTGTCTTGACCCCACATGGAGAAGgtttaag GGTTGCTTGGGAGCATTAGATGGCACTTATATAGAGGTGACAGTCCCCGAGTCTGAGAAGGCAAAATACCGAACAAGAAAGGGTAAAATCTGCACCAATGTCTTAGGAGTGTGTAACCGGGAGATGGGTTTTGTTTATGTACTCAGTGGATGGGAGGGATCGGCATCTGATTCGCGGGTACTTCGGGATGCAATAACTCATCGTAATAGTCTTAAGATACCCCACG GTAATTACTATTTAGTTGATGCTGGTTACACAAATGGTCCGGATTTTCTAGCACCATATAGAGGAACTCGATATCATGTTAGAGAGTGGGCCCAAGGAGCACGTGCACCGCGCAATCACCAAGAATATTTTAATAGGGTTCATTCTTCCGCTAGGAATATCATTGAGCGATGCTTTGGTTTGCTGAAGAAGAGGTGGTCCATCTTAAGAAGCCCTAGCTTTTACCCTCTAAAGACACAATCTCAGATAATTATTGCTTGTTGTTTGCTTCAAAATTTCATTCGAAAGAGTATGGGTATGGATCCGGAGGAGGAAGGTAGCATATTGGATGAATTTATGCCTGATGGAGATGAAGCACAGGATGGAATGATTGATGTAGTTGAAAACACGAACGAGTGGACTCACTGGCGTGACAACATAGCAACTGAGATGTATGAAGAGTGGCATATAGGGCTTATGGAGTAG
- the LOC107478838 gene encoding DNA repair protein recA homolog 3, mitochondrial isoform X2: protein MARLLRNTSLIRRSFLQPDTVNAFLVSEEALGYRLKRGIFGMSQSLSFSSKGRRRSKSDGSDSCEENMSKKDLALQHAMDQITSAFGKGSIMWLGRTISPKDVPVVSTGSFALDIALGVGGLPKGRVVEIFGPEASGKTTLALHVIAEAQKLGGYCAFVDAEHALDKSLAESIGVNTENLLLSQPDCGEQALSLVDTLIRSGSLDVIVVDSVAALVPKGELDGEMGDAHMAMQARLMSQALRKLCHSLSLSQCILIFINQVRSKLSTFGGFGGPTEVTCGGNALKFYASVRLNIKRVGLVKKGEETLGSQVQVKIVKNKLAPPFKTAQFELEFGKGICKESEIIELSLKHKLISKNGAYFGYNGQNFHGKDALKRFLAESDNTQELTAKLREKLLNTEKESVTESQDSSDNETAVALEA, encoded by the exons ATGGCAAGGCTGCTCCGTAACACTTCACTTATCAGACGCTCTTTCTTACAACCCGATACAGTGAATGCATTTCTTGTTTCTGAAGAAGCTCTTGGTTAT AGACTTAAACGAGGAATTTTCGGCATGTCTCAATCTTTGAGCTTTTCAAGTAAAG GTAGAAGGCGCTCTAAGTCAGATGGAAGTGACTCTTGTGAAGAGAACATGTCTAAGAAAGATTTGGCCTTACAACATGCCATGGATCAGATCACTTCTGCTTTTGGAAAGGGATCTATCATGTGGCTTGGTCGTACTATCTCACCAAAAGATGTACCTGTGGTCTCAACTGGTTCATTTGCTCTAGATATAGCGCTCGGTGTTGGTGGTCTTCCAAAG GGACGTGTTGTGGAAATATTTGGACCTGAGGCTTCTGGGAAAACAACTCTTGCTTTACATGTGATTGCTGAGGCACAGAAGCTAGGAG GGTATTGTGCCTTTGTTGATGCTGAGCATGCACTTGATAAGTCACTTGCAGAGTCTATTGGTGTTAATACCGAGAACTTGCTTTTATCACAACCAGATTGTGGTGAACAGGCACTTAGTCTTGTAGATACCCTAATTCGGAGTGGTTCACTTGATGTAATTGTTGTCGATAGT GTGGCTGCCCTTGTTCCTAAAGGTGAACTTGATGGTGAGATGGGTGATGCTCACATGGCCATGCAAGCTAGGTTGATGAGCCAGGCGCTTCGGAAGTTGTGCCACTCCTTATCACTCTCGCAGTGTATATTGATTTTTATAAACCAG GTGAGGTCAAAGCTTTCAACTTTTGGGGGTTTTGGTGGGCCGACTGAAGTTACTTGTGGCGGTAATGCACTGAAATTCTATGCTTCTGTTCGGCTAAATATCAAAAGAGTAGGGCTTGTGAAGAAAGGTGAAGAG ACTTTAGGGAGCCAGGTTCAAGTTAAAATTGTTAAGAACAAGCTTGCGCCTCCATTTAAAACGGCGCAGTTCGAACTCGAGTTTGGGAAGGGTATTTGTAAAGAATCCGAGATTATAGAACTTAGCCTAAAACACAAGCTAATCTCAAAGAATGGTGCATATTTCGGGTATAATGGCCAGAATTTCCATGGCAAGGATGCCTTGAAGAGGTTCCTGGCTGAAAGTGATAACACACAAGAATTAACAGCGAAGCTTCGCGAGAAGCTACTTAACACTGAGAAAGAATCAGTCACGGAGTCACAGGATTCTAGTGACAATGAAACTGCTGTTGCTTTAGAAGCATGA
- the LOC107478838 gene encoding DNA repair protein recA homolog 3, mitochondrial isoform X1, whose protein sequence is MARLLRNTSLIRRSFLQPDTVNAFLVSEEALGYRLKRGIFGMSQSLSFSSKGRRRSKSDGSDSCEENMSKKDLALQHAMDQITSAFGKGSIMWLGRTISPKDVPVVSTGSFALDIALGVGGLPKGRVVEIFGPEASGKTTLALHVIAEAQKLGGYCAFVDAEHALDKSLAESIGVNTENLLLSQPDCGEQALSLVDTLIRSGSLDVIVVDSVSSSKPEKVAALVPKGELDGEMGDAHMAMQARLMSQALRKLCHSLSLSQCILIFINQVRSKLSTFGGFGGPTEVTCGGNALKFYASVRLNIKRVGLVKKGEETLGSQVQVKIVKNKLAPPFKTAQFELEFGKGICKESEIIELSLKHKLISKNGAYFGYNGQNFHGKDALKRFLAESDNTQELTAKLREKLLNTEKESVTESQDSSDNETAVALEA, encoded by the exons ATGGCAAGGCTGCTCCGTAACACTTCACTTATCAGACGCTCTTTCTTACAACCCGATACAGTGAATGCATTTCTTGTTTCTGAAGAAGCTCTTGGTTAT AGACTTAAACGAGGAATTTTCGGCATGTCTCAATCTTTGAGCTTTTCAAGTAAAG GTAGAAGGCGCTCTAAGTCAGATGGAAGTGACTCTTGTGAAGAGAACATGTCTAAGAAAGATTTGGCCTTACAACATGCCATGGATCAGATCACTTCTGCTTTTGGAAAGGGATCTATCATGTGGCTTGGTCGTACTATCTCACCAAAAGATGTACCTGTGGTCTCAACTGGTTCATTTGCTCTAGATATAGCGCTCGGTGTTGGTGGTCTTCCAAAG GGACGTGTTGTGGAAATATTTGGACCTGAGGCTTCTGGGAAAACAACTCTTGCTTTACATGTGATTGCTGAGGCACAGAAGCTAGGAG GGTATTGTGCCTTTGTTGATGCTGAGCATGCACTTGATAAGTCACTTGCAGAGTCTATTGGTGTTAATACCGAGAACTTGCTTTTATCACAACCAGATTGTGGTGAACAGGCACTTAGTCTTGTAGATACCCTAATTCGGAGTGGTTCACTTGATGTAATTGTTGTCGATAGTGTAAGTTCATCGAAGCCTGAAAAG GTGGCTGCCCTTGTTCCTAAAGGTGAACTTGATGGTGAGATGGGTGATGCTCACATGGCCATGCAAGCTAGGTTGATGAGCCAGGCGCTTCGGAAGTTGTGCCACTCCTTATCACTCTCGCAGTGTATATTGATTTTTATAAACCAG GTGAGGTCAAAGCTTTCAACTTTTGGGGGTTTTGGTGGGCCGACTGAAGTTACTTGTGGCGGTAATGCACTGAAATTCTATGCTTCTGTTCGGCTAAATATCAAAAGAGTAGGGCTTGTGAAGAAAGGTGAAGAG ACTTTAGGGAGCCAGGTTCAAGTTAAAATTGTTAAGAACAAGCTTGCGCCTCCATTTAAAACGGCGCAGTTCGAACTCGAGTTTGGGAAGGGTATTTGTAAAGAATCCGAGATTATAGAACTTAGCCTAAAACACAAGCTAATCTCAAAGAATGGTGCATATTTCGGGTATAATGGCCAGAATTTCCATGGCAAGGATGCCTTGAAGAGGTTCCTGGCTGAAAGTGATAACACACAAGAATTAACAGCGAAGCTTCGCGAGAAGCTACTTAACACTGAGAAAGAATCAGTCACGGAGTCACAGGATTCTAGTGACAATGAAACTGCTGTTGCTTTAGAAGCATGA
- the LOC107478976 gene encoding uncharacterized protein LOC107478976: MENKRMWSDEETNAFVGFMEEFVVDGQRTDCGQFKPDTFEKLALKMLEAFPGCTLNAKHCKNKHKWLKEKYQYAADMLGCSGFGWNNEKQCVEVDSKDVLDAWLKAHPTKFYSPGKPFPLVHRLEGIFGRDRATGAAAVSGFDAEEQVNEETEDTTIGFDDSEMSPQPELDGGPAMQGQASHSEAGTSAGSTRRYGRKRKQADVLERMADHIQQSSADQRKNAQLIADAIVGVNEKFKVGEKLAQLGFGDEEVVRAILKFAESLNVYAHFWGLTDSQMIDLVRSII, translated from the exons ATGGAGAACAAACGCATGTGGAGTGATGAAGAGACTAATGCTTTTGTTGGCTTCATGGAGGAGTTTGTGGTAGATGGTCAGAGGACCGACTGTGGGCAATTCAAACCAGATACATTCGAGAAACTGGCTCTGAAGATGCTGGAGGCCTTCCCCGGTTGTACCCTGAATGCGAAGCATTGCAAGAATAAGCACAAGTGGTTGAAGGAGAAGTATCAGTACGCCGCTGACATGCTTGGATGCAGTGGGTTCGGGTGGAATAATGAGAAACAATGTGTCGAGGTTGATTCAAAAGACGTCCTTGATGCATGGTTGAAG GCACATCCAACGAAGTTCTACAGTCCTGGCAAGCCATTTCCTCTTGTCCACCGGCTAGAGGGTATATTTGGTAGGGATAGAGCCACGGGAGCAGCAGCAGTTAGTGGCTTTGATGCGGAAGAACAGGTTAACGAAGAGACGGAAGACACTACAATTGGATTTGATGACTCTGAGATGTCTCCACAACCAGAATTAGACGGAGGCCCAGCAATGCAAGGACAAGCATCACATTCTGAAGCTGGTACGAGTGCAGGAAGCACAAGGCGATATGGGAGGAAGAGAAAGCAAGCTGACGTTTTGGAGAGGATGGCTGACCATATCCAGCAATCTTCGGCTGACCAAAGGAAGAATGCCCAACTAATTGCTGATGCCATTGTTGGTGTGAATGAGAAGTTTAAGGTTGGTGAGAAGCTCGCACAGCTTGGGTTCGGTGATGAGGAGGTGGTGAGGGCGATTTTGAAGTTTGCTGAGAGTCTTAATGTGTATGCACACTTCTGGGGTTTGACAGATTCACAGATGATTGACCTTGTGCGTTCCATTATATGA